The sequence ATTTTAACCACTCTCAAACCAGGGGGAAGAGCAGCCGTTGTTTTACCTGATAATTGTTTATTTGAAGATAAAGCTGGGGAAGTGTTTAAGATTTTGATGGAGGATTGTAATGTTCATACAGTGTTAAGATTACCCAGAGGAACGTTTACCCCTTATTCGCAAGGGGTGAAAGCGAATGTCATTTTCTTTCAGAAGGGATTACCCACTGAGAAAGTTTGGATTTTTGATGCTCGTTCTAATGTTCCTGGTATTACTAAAAAAGAACGTCCTTTGACTCCGCAACATTTTGCCGAATTTGAGCAATGTTATGGGGATGATCCCAATGGGAAAAGTGAACGGAAGGATTTAGGAATAGAAGGGCGATTTCGATGTTTTTCTTGGGATGAGATTAAGGGGAGGAATTATAAGTTAGATATTACTTGGTTAAAGGATGAAAGTTTGGAGGATTGGGAAGATTTACCTGAGCCTGATTTTTTAGCTAGTGAAGCGATTACGGAGTTAGAAGCAGTTGTTGACAGTCTCAAGGACATTTTAGAATTAATTGAAATTAACGACGATGAGGGCTAATTCTATATACAGGAGTAACTCAATGAATCATCGATACAGTATTTTAATTCAATGGTCAAACGAGGATCAAAAATATATCGTTAGTTTACCTGAATTTGGTTCTTATGCTCATACTCACGGGAATAGTTATGAGGAAGCCTTAAAAAATGGTCAAGAGGTTTTAGATTTGTTGATTGAAGACTATCAAGCTAGAAATAAGCCTTTACCTAAACCAAGTCATTTAAAAGTAACTGTTGAAGGCTATAGCGATCCTAAATCATTTGTAACAAGTTGATTAACCGTTCCCCCCTTTCTAAGGGGGGCTAGGGGGGATTAATTTACAATTCATTTGGGATTGCTATAGTAGGATAGGTAAATGAAAGCAGAAGGTTTCAAAGCATATAATAAATTACCTCAAGGATGGGCGATGGCTTTAATTGTATCTTGCTGTTGTCAATGATTTAAAGGACATTTTGGAATTAATGGAGGTGGAAACATGAGTGCGAATACTATCTTACAGCGTTTAGGTGGAGTCCCCAAAAACTTGATCAAGGGAGGTGGAAATTTATCTGATAGGGATGTTCGTAAAGTAATCATAGCTCAGAAAATTAAACAGAAGTATGACCGATAGTTATAGGAGGTTACATGACTAAGGAATACATTGAAAAGCGAGATGGTGCTTATTTTATTAAAGGAAGTCGGGTGTCTTTAGATTCGATTGTTTATTCTTTTTTAGAGGGCGTTTCCCCTGAAAGTATTGTCCAATCTTTTCCCGTCTTGACGCTTGAAGAGGTTTATGGTGCAATTACTTATTATTTGGCGAATCAAACTGAAATAGATGATTATTTAAGGGAAGGTGAGTTACTTTATGAAAAACTAAGAGAGGCGAGTCTCAAGGATAATCAATCAATTCTTGAAAAAGTTCGTAAAGCTCGTCAGGTTACAAGATGAAAATAGCCTTTCAAGCAAATGAAGACCTAAATCAGAATTATGAAGTATTTTAATTTTTTATAAAAAAGCAAGTTATGCACTATTTACCTCAAGGTTGGATTATTTGTAAGTTAAACGAAATCATTGAGCTTTTTGGAGGATTTGCCTTTAAAAGTAAGGATTACACTGATTCTGGAGTTCCTGTTTTACGAATGGGAAATATTACCAAAGATTTTAAACTGAATTGGAATAAACCTAAACAGCCCTATATTCCTATTCATAGACTTTCAGAGTTTGAGAAATATAAGTTAGAAGGTGGAGAAATTGTTATTTGTCTAACAGACTTATCAGAAACAGGAGCATATCTAGGTACTGTAGCTATAGTTGAAGGTCAAACACCTGCTTTGTTAAATCAGCGAGTTTCTAAAATAATATTTAATGAAACATTAATCAATAAAAAATATCTATATTTTGCCTTATGTAATCCTTCATTTAGACATTATATGGTGTCTGATGATACTGGCTCTCTTCAGAAAAATACTAATCATAACTACATTTTAGAATATAAATTTCAACTTGCTCCCTTAAATGAACAAAAAAGAATTGTTGCTAAACTAGAGAAACTTCTTGGTAAAGTTAATGACTGTCAAGAGCGATTAGAGAAAATCCCCACTCTCCTTAAACGATTCCGTCAATCGGTTTTAGCTGCTGCTTGTTCGGGGCGCTTAACGGCTGATTGGCGTGAGAAAAACCCCAACGTTGAACCTGCTGAAGAGTTATTAAATCAACTTGAAACACCATATCCAAAGCCTCACTTTAATGTCTTTGAACAAAGTTGTAATTATGATATCCCTAACTCATGGAAATTTATTCCACTAGGAAAACTAGGAACTCTAACAGGTGGGGGAACTCCCGCAAAGTCTAAAGCTGAGTATTGGGAAGGTCATATTCCTTGGATTAGTGCTAAGGATATGAAATTTGATAGAATCCGTGATTCAATTAATCATATTAGCGAAGATGCTATCAAAAATTCATCTACTAAAAAAATTCCTAAAGGGTCTATATTATTTGTTGTCAGAGGTATGATTCTAGCTCATACTTTTCCCGTTGCAATTACCGATGATGTCGTAACTGTTAACCAAGATATTAAAGCTCTAATTCCTGAAAAAATAGAACTGAATGAATATTTATTTATTTCTATAAAACTTATTGCTCAAAATATATTATTTGCCACCAAAGAAGCCACTCACGGAACTCGCAGAGTTGAAACAGGAGTTTTACAAAACTGGGCGATTCCATTACCTCCACTAGAAGAACAAAAAGAGATAGTCAAGAGAGTAAAAGCCTTATTCAAAAAATGCGACCTCATTGAACAACGCTACCAACAAGCCAAAGCCTACACCGATAAACTCACCCAATCCATCTTAGCCAAAGCCTTCCGAGGCGAATTAGTCCCCCAAGACCCCAACGATGAACCCGCATCAGTCCTATTAGAAAAAATCAAAGCCGAAAAAGCAGAACAAGAGAAGAAACCCAAACGGAAAACAACAAAAAAACGGAGTCAAAAATAACCCCATCCCATCAAAATTCTACCATTTCTAAGAAGTTAACCCCCCTTTTATCCCCCCAACCCCCCTTTGAAAGGCAGGGCTGTTTCATTCTATCAAAATGGGGAGTAGCCAAAGCCTCTGTCCAAGCCATCTTCGCCCTTCGGTAATTGATAAAAAGCCTAATAATCTAAAAAGATTGAGACAAATGGTCTTTAAAACTGAAAAGTTGACTGCTGACTGAAGATGGTGTATTGGGGAAGTATCTTCAGCAAAAATAACATCTTTGACCCAATGTAGTTGGTTTTCAATTCCCCAATGTCCCTGAATTTTTTCACTAAATTTTTTAGCTGTTTGATCACAACTACTTAAATAATAAACGATTTGATGATAAGGCTTGTCTTTTCGATAACCTTTCCTTTCTACTTTAATAAAATACTGACTTCCTTGCCAAATCTTAGGAACTTTTTCTGGAACTTCAAAAACAGAGACTTGGCGAGTAATTTGTCGTCCATGACTCGTGTCGGTGCAGATATTCTCTTGAAAAGGAATCTGATTGTGAGCAATTTCTTCTAAACTGTTGTACAACTTAGGTTGATTTTTCTTAACCGCAATTACATAATCATTATGAGAGCGATTAATCGTTCTAATTGTTTCTTTTTGACAGTGGACAGCATCTAGAGTCAAAATCTTATTGAATAAAGGTGTATTATCCACCATTTCTCGAACACAGTGAATTTCTGAAGTCTTTTTATTCTCCAATTTTTCCAAGGCTAAAACCAATCCATTTTCTTGAGAAAACCAAGAGACAATTGAAGCAAAATTCTGTTTATTTCCGTAGGTATCAGTTAAAGTTGATTTAATACTTTTGCCATCGATCGCGATCCAATCTGGAATTTCTTCTTTTGAAGATAATTGAGTTGCCCATTGATTAAAAATTGGAATTAAATTATCATTTTCTATTCCCATCATGATTCTTCTAATGGTGGAGTAGGATGGAACTTTAAGGTGAGTATTTTTGGCAAGGCGAAGAAGATAGTCATGATGATTCTTAGCAAAAGCAGATAGGTCTCTATAACTTAAACAACCTACCATTAGCCCTAAAATAACAATTAGGAGTATCCACCATAGGGGATATCTTTTTCCACTGGAATCCCG comes from Halothece sp. PCC 7418 and encodes:
- a CDS encoding ISAs1 family transposase; this encodes MSSLISFLKQVKDWRDSSGKRYPLWWILLIVILGLMVGCLSYRDLSAFAKNHHDYLLRLAKNTHLKVPSYSTIRRIMMGIENDNLIPIFNQWATQLSSKEEIPDWIAIDGKSIKSTLTDTYGNKQNFASIVSWFSQENGLVLALEKLENKKTSEIHCVREMVDNTPLFNKILTLDAVHCQKETIRTINRSHNDYVIAVKKNQPKLYNSLEEIAHNQIPFQENICTDTSHGRQITRQVSVFEVPEKVPKIWQGSQYFIKVERKGYRKDKPYHQIVYYLSSCDQTAKKFSEKIQGHWGIENQLHWVKDVIFAEDTSPIHHLQSAVNFSVLKTICLNLFRLLGFLSITEGRRWLGQRLWLLPILIE
- a CDS encoding DUF433 domain-containing protein, which translates into the protein MTKEYIEKRDGAYFIKGSRVSLDSIVYSFLEGVSPESIVQSFPVLTLEEVYGAITYYLANQTEIDDYLREGELLYEKLREASLKDNQSILEKVRKARQVTR
- a CDS encoding restriction endonuclease subunit S; protein product: MHYLPQGWIICKLNEIIELFGGFAFKSKDYTDSGVPVLRMGNITKDFKLNWNKPKQPYIPIHRLSEFEKYKLEGGEIVICLTDLSETGAYLGTVAIVEGQTPALLNQRVSKIIFNETLINKKYLYFALCNPSFRHYMVSDDTGSLQKNTNHNYILEYKFQLAPLNEQKRIVAKLEKLLGKVNDCQERLEKIPTLLKRFRQSVLAAACSGRLTADWREKNPNVEPAEELLNQLETPYPKPHFNVFEQSCNYDIPNSWKFIPLGKLGTLTGGGTPAKSKAEYWEGHIPWISAKDMKFDRIRDSINHISEDAIKNSSTKKIPKGSILFVVRGMILAHTFPVAITDDVVTVNQDIKALIPEKIELNEYLFISIKLIAQNILFATKEATHGTRRVETGVLQNWAIPLPPLEEQKEIVKRVKALFKKCDLIEQRYQQAKAYTDKLTQSILAKAFRGELVPQDPNDEPASVLLEKIKAEKAEQEKKPKRKTTKKRSQK
- a CDS encoding type II toxin-antitoxin system HicB family antitoxin, which encodes MNHRYSILIQWSNEDQKYIVSLPEFGSYAHTHGNSYEEALKNGQEVLDLLIEDYQARNKPLPKPSHLKVTVEGYSDPKSFVTS